The following coding sequences are from one Stigmatopora nigra isolate UIUO_SnigA chromosome 12, RoL_Snig_1.1, whole genome shotgun sequence window:
- the LOC144205735 gene encoding zinc finger matrin-type protein 4, with product MVVESGERVNLCKSPMKMKSAVIVDGGLFTESYCNICNAQLISESQRTAHYESKKHANKVRLFYMLHPEDGGPPSKRLRPDNPDCDETEVDKNKCCTLCNMFFTSAIVAQSHYQGKTHAKRVRLVLGETPSSPAALTVQPTNADSSPSTPLPSDPMACTTPPLASTDSSNGGRESGKYCCLCGAWFNNPLMAQQHYEGKKHRRNAARARLVEQLAGSLDATESTGLRSSYSCSVCSVVLNSIEQYHAHLQGSKHQNNLKQQQQ from the exons ATGGTTGTCGAATCTGGAGAGAGGGTTAACCTCTGCAAG TCTCCAATGAAGATGAAGTCTGCGGTCATCGTGGACGGAGGCTTGTTTACAGAGAGTTATTGCAATATCTGCAATGCCCAGCTCATCTCCGAGTCCCAGCGCACGGCGCACTATGAG AGCAAGAAACACGCCAACAAGGTACGTCTGTTTTACATGCTTCACCCAGAAGATGGAGGGCCGCCTTCCAAGAGACTGAGGCCAGACAATCCG GACTGCGACGAGACTGAGGTGGACAAGAACAAGTGCTGCACTTTGTGCAACATGTTCTTCACCTCCGCCATTGTGGCTCAGTCGCACTACCAGGGAAAAACCCACGCCAAGAGAGTCCGTCTGGTGCTGGGCGAAACGCCAAGCAGCCCCGCCGCCTTGACCGTGCAGCCTACGAATGCAG ATTCCTCTCCTTCTACTCCACTGCCCTCAGACCCTATGGCTTGCACCACTCCTCCACTCGCGTCCACGGACAGCAGCAACGGTGGCAGAGAATCTGGAAAGTATTGCTGCCTGTGTGGTGCCTGGTTCAACAACCCGCTGATGGCCCAACAGCACTACGAGGGCAAGAAGCATCGCAGGAACGCTGCCCGGGCACGCCTGGTGGAGCAACTTGCAGGAAGCCTGGATGCCACGGAGAGCACag GGCTGCGAAGTAGTTACTCCTGCAGCGTCTGCAGTGTGGTCCTCAACTCCATCGAGCAGTACCATGCACACCTCCAGGGCTCCAAACATCAGAACAA CCTGAAGCAGCAACAGCAGTGA